One window of Sinorhizobium numidicum genomic DNA carries:
- a CDS encoding HutD/Ves family protein: MKILRSNDYRRMPWKNGGGETVEIAVSPDRAPLSDFDWRISMATVASDGHFSSFPGIDRTLSILEGAGMTLSIEGRPPKLLTVADAPLSFPADIPTSARLSDGPVTDLNVMTRRQRLKHRVRRLRLEGSQSVVSSARELVLFCHRGSVVLTTEGVSATLHAFDTAVLVHPSTINLSAEIASEVFLIEISPS; encoded by the coding sequence ATGAAAATTCTGCGCTCGAACGATTACAGGCGTATGCCATGGAAGAACGGAGGTGGGGAAACGGTAGAGATCGCCGTTTCGCCAGATCGTGCGCCTCTCTCCGATTTCGACTGGCGCATCAGTATGGCCACTGTTGCGAGCGACGGGCACTTCTCAAGTTTCCCTGGCATAGACCGCACGCTCTCGATCCTTGAGGGCGCCGGCATGACGCTTTCCATTGAGGGTCGCCCGCCGAAACTCCTGACTGTGGCCGACGCGCCCCTTTCCTTCCCGGCCGACATTCCGACGTCCGCCCGGCTCTCTGACGGCCCGGTTACCGACCTGAACGTGATGACGCGGCGGCAAAGGCTGAAGCATCGCGTGCGGAGGCTGCGTCTAGAAGGCTCGCAGTCCGTCGTCTCCAGCGCCCGCGAGCTTGTTCTCTTCTGTCATCGCGGCAGCGTCGTGCTGACGACTGAAGGTGTTTCCGCAACGCTGCATGCGTTCGATACCGCTGTTCTCGTCCACCCCTCGACGATAAATCTGTCCGCCGAAATCGCGTCCGAGGTTTTTCTTATTGAGATCAGCCCCAGCTAG
- the ybaL gene encoding YbaL family putative K(+) efflux transporter, with protein MPQAPLIATIVAGLGLAFVFGTLANRLRLSPLVGYLVAGVVIGPFTPGFVADQALARQLAELGVILLMFGIGLNFSLNDLLSVRMIALPGAVGQMTLVTLLGLLVTQTIGWPVGAGVVFGLALSVASTVVVLRALQERRQLETEGGRIVVGWLIVEDLAMILALVLLPVFAALQGSDIDGASADASGLFAFIEFPAFWGAFGLTLGKLAAFFAAMVIVGRRLIPSILHYVAHTGSRELFRLAVLVMALGVAFGASELFGVSFALGAFFAGMILAESQLSQRAAQETLPLRDAFAVLFFVSVGMLFNPMILVEQPLLVGATFLVIIIGNAAAASSIVLMFGYPSHVALTIGLGLSQIGEFSFILAGLGVELGLLPETGRDLVLAGAILSILVNPFLLVGLNRLTAWLRARERETGTGEAEVPERPELPITRLTDHAVLVGHGRVGSLVAKTLEEAGQPYLVIEERQLVIDQLRARGVEVIAGNAAQPGLLDAANVASARWLISAIPNPFESGNLIERAHAVNPRLEIIARAHSDDEVDYLKKFGADLIIMGEREIARGISEHILRRINVATARVDDQ; from the coding sequence ATGCCGCAGGCGCCGCTTATTGCCACCATTGTTGCCGGTCTCGGGCTTGCCTTCGTCTTCGGGACCTTGGCCAACCGGCTTCGGCTGTCGCCGCTGGTTGGCTATCTCGTGGCGGGCGTTGTGATCGGCCCCTTCACGCCCGGCTTCGTTGCGGATCAAGCGCTGGCACGTCAACTCGCCGAACTCGGCGTGATCCTGCTGATGTTCGGCATAGGACTGAATTTTTCGCTGAACGATCTGCTCTCGGTGAGGATGATCGCGCTTCCCGGCGCCGTTGGCCAGATGACCTTGGTGACATTGCTCGGCCTTCTCGTGACGCAGACGATCGGCTGGCCTGTTGGAGCCGGAGTCGTGTTTGGGCTCGCACTATCCGTCGCGAGTACGGTGGTTGTTCTCCGGGCGCTGCAGGAACGCCGGCAGCTCGAAACGGAAGGCGGACGCATCGTCGTTGGCTGGCTGATCGTCGAGGATCTGGCCATGATCCTCGCGCTTGTCCTGTTGCCGGTTTTCGCGGCGTTGCAGGGCAGCGATATCGACGGCGCGAGCGCCGACGCCAGCGGCTTGTTCGCGTTCATTGAGTTTCCTGCATTCTGGGGGGCGTTCGGGCTTACGCTCGGCAAGTTGGCAGCCTTCTTCGCGGCCATGGTGATCGTCGGCCGGCGTCTCATCCCGAGCATTCTTCACTATGTCGCGCATACGGGTTCGCGAGAACTCTTCCGTTTGGCCGTGCTGGTGATGGCCCTTGGGGTCGCTTTCGGAGCCAGCGAGCTCTTTGGCGTGTCGTTCGCCCTCGGCGCCTTTTTCGCAGGGATGATCCTCGCCGAATCCCAGCTGAGCCAAAGGGCAGCTCAAGAAACATTACCGCTGCGCGATGCATTTGCCGTCCTCTTCTTCGTCTCGGTCGGGATGCTGTTCAACCCGATGATCCTGGTCGAGCAGCCTCTGCTCGTCGGGGCGACATTTCTGGTGATCATCATTGGCAACGCCGCGGCCGCATCATCAATCGTATTGATGTTTGGCTATCCCTCCCATGTGGCCCTGACAATCGGTCTTGGTCTCTCCCAGATCGGCGAGTTCTCCTTCATCCTAGCGGGCCTGGGTGTCGAACTCGGTCTTCTCCCGGAAACGGGGCGTGATCTGGTGCTTGCCGGAGCAATCCTGTCGATCCTCGTCAATCCGTTTTTGCTCGTGGGATTGAATCGGCTGACGGCATGGCTAAGGGCACGAGAGCGAGAGACGGGTACAGGCGAGGCAGAAGTCCCCGAAAGACCTGAACTGCCGATCACCAGGCTAACGGACCACGCTGTGCTCGTCGGCCATGGACGGGTCGGCAGTCTGGTTGCGAAGACGTTGGAAGAGGCAGGGCAGCCTTACCTCGTCATTGAGGAGCGGCAACTGGTGATAGATCAACTCCGCGCCCGCGGCGTGGAAGTCATCGCGGGAAACGCAGCCCAGCCGGGCCTACTCGATGCGGCCAACGTCGCGTCAGCTCGATGGTTGATCAGCGCCATTCCAAATCCATTTGAGAGTGGCAATCTCATCGAACGCGCCCACGCGGTCAATCCCAGGCTTGAGATCATCGCCCGCGCCCACTCCGACGATGAAGTGGACTACCTCAAGAAGTTCGGCGCGGACCTCATCATCATGGGCGAGCGGGAGATCGCGCGGGGTATTTCGGAGCACATCCTGCGCCGGATCAATGTGGCAACGGCCCGCGTCGACGACCAATGA